In Cellulomonas sp. Y8, the genomic stretch GTGATCAACAACTCCTCGCTGGGCATGGTCCGGCAGTGGCAGACGCTGTTCTACGAGTCCCGGTACTCGAACACCGACCTGCACACCGGCCACGGCACCATCCACGTCCCCGACTTCGTGAAGCTCGCCGACGCCTACGGCGCGGTCGGCCTGCGCTGCGAGACCACCGCCGACGTGGACGCCACGATCAAGCGCGCGATGGAGATCGACGACCAGCCCGTCGTCGTGGACTTCACGGTGTCGCGCGACTCGATGGTGTGGCCGATGGTCGCCGCCGGCGTGAGCAACGACGACATCCAGTACGCCCGGGGCATCTCCCCGGCGTGGGACCGCGAGGACTGAGGAAGAGAACATGAGCCGTCACACCCTCTCCGTCCTCGTGGAGAACAAGCCCGGCGTGCTGACCCGCGTCGCGGGCCTGTTCGCCCGCCGGTCGTTCAACATCCACTCCCTCGCGGTGGGCCCGACCGAGCACGACGAGATCTCCCGGATCACCGTCGTGGTCGACGTCGACGCCCTGCCGCTCGAGCAGGTCACCAAGCAGCTGAACAAGCTGATCAACGTGATCAAGATCGTCGAGCTCGAGGACGCCGCCTCCGTGCAGCGCGAGCTGCTGCTGGTGAAGGTCCGCGCCGAGGGCCCGGTCCGCACCCAGGTGCTCGAGGTGGTCGAGCTGTTCCGGGCGCACGTCGTCGACGTCGTGCCGGACACCGTGACCATCGAGGCGACCGGCAGCCCGGGCAAGCTCACGGCGCTGCTCGCGGCGCTCGAGCCGTTCGGCGTCCGCGAGATCGTCCAGTCCGGCATCGTGGCCATCGGCCGCGGGCCCCGCTCCATCACGGACCGCGCGCTCGAGCGCGTCAGCCGGTCCGCCTGATCCGTCCGTCCGCACGACCCCGCACACACAAGGAGAACCATCGTGGCTGAGCTGTTCTACGACGACGACGCCGACCTGTCGATCATCCAGAGCAAGAAGGTCGCCGTCATCGGCTACGGCAGCCAGGGGCACGCGCACGCGCTGAACCTGCGCGACTCGGGCGTCGACGTGACCGTCGGCCTGCGCGAGGGCTCGGCCTCCCGCGCCAAGGCGGAGAACGAGGGCCTCAAGGTCGCCACGGTGGCCGAGGCCGTCCAGGGTGCCGACGTCGTCGTCATCCTCGCGCCGGACCAGGTGCAGCGGCACATCTACCGCGACGAGATCGCCCCGAACCTGACCGAGGGCGCCGCGCTCGTCTTCGGCCACGGCTTCAACATCCGGTTCGGCTACATCAAGCCCGAGGCCGGCCACGACATCGTCATGGTCGCCCCCAAGGGCCCGGGCCACCTCGTGCGCCGCGAGTACGTCGACGGCCGCGGCGTGCCGGTGATCGTCGCCGTCGAGCAGGACGCGTCGGGCTCCGCCTGGGACCTCGCGCTGTCCTACGCCAAGGGCATCGGCGGCCTGCGCGCCGCCGGCATCAAGACCACCTTCACCGAGGAGACCGAGACCGACCTGTTCGGCGAGCAGGCCGTCCTCTGCGGCGGCGTGTCCCAGCTGATCCAGTACGGCTTCGAGACCCTGACCGAGGCCGGCTACCAGCCCGAGGTCGCGTACTTCGAGGTGCTGCACGAGCTGAAGCTGATCGTCGACCTCATCTTCGAGGGCGGCATCACCAAGCAGCGCTGGTCGGTCTCCGACACGGCCGAGTACGGCGACTACGTCTCCGGCCCGCGGGTCATCACGCCCGACGTGAAGGAGAACATGAAGGCCGTCCTCGCGGACATCCAGAACGGCGCCTTCGCCGAGCGGTTCATCACGGACCAGGACGCGGGCGCGCCGGAGTTCAAGGAGCTCCGCGAGAAGGGCCAGAACCACCCGATCGAGCCCGTGGGCCGCGAGCTGCGCAAGCTGTTCGCCTGGGTGAAGCCGTCCGACACGGACTACGTCGAGGGTTCCGCCGCGCGCTGACCCGCGCGCGTCCTCGACACGAGTGGCACCGAGTGGAGCGTTCTGCCCGACACGCACGGCGTGTCCCGGCAGGACGCTCCACTCGCCGTATCTGGGGGAGGATCGGGGCATGACCGACGACGCCGCCACGCCCGCCGCCGACAGCACGCACCCCGACGAGGTCCTCCGGTTCTGGGAGGTCGCCCGGGTCCGGGCCGGGGTGATGCGCGTCGCCGCCGTGACCGGGCCGGGGATCGCGGGGTCGCTGGTGCCGCCGTCCTGGGCGTTCGGGGACGATCCCGCCCTCGCGGACGCGGCCCTCGCGCTGGTGCTCGACGGCACCAAGACCGCCACGTCGACCGCCCTGCCGGAGTTCGAGCACGCCGACGAGCCGCTGCCGGTCAAGGGGGACCTGTCGATCGTGACCGACGCGGCCGGCCGGCCGGGCGCGCTGATCCGCACCACGCGGGTGGAGACGGTGCCGTTCGGCGAGGTCGACGAGGACGTCGCGGCGGCCGAGGGGGAGGGCGACGGGACGCTCGCCTCCTGGCGGGTGGAGCGCGAGGAGTCCTGGGGTCCGGTGCTGGCGGCGCTGGGCGCGGAGCTCACCGACGCGACGCCGGTCGTCGTCGAGCGGTTCGAGCTGCTGTTCCCGCGTCCCGGCGACCGGGGCCCGTCCACCGTCCCGTCCGAGGCCTGAGACGGTCGTCCCGGTTCGTAAGACGACTCACTAGGGTGGAGGGCATGGCGCAGCGCATCAACCTGGCCGTCGTCGCGGGTGACGGCATCGGCACCGAGGTCGTGGAGCAGGGTCTCCTCGCCCTGGAGGCGGCCCTGTCCGGCTCGGGCAGCACGGTCACCACGACCGACTTCGACCTGGGCGCGCGCCGTTGGCACGCGACCGGCGAGACGCTGACCGACGCGGACCTCGAGGCGATCCGCTCGCACGACGCGATCCTGCTCGGCGCGATCGGCGACCCCAGCGTGCCGTCCGGCGTGCTCGAGCGGGGCCTGCTGCTCAAGCTGCGGTTCGCCCTGGACCACTACGTGAACCTGCGCCCCGCCAGGCTGTACCCGGGCGTGGCCTCGCCGCTGGCGGACCCGGGCGACGTCGACTTCGTGGTCGTCCGCGAGGGCACCGAGGGCCCGTACGTCGGCAACGGCGGCGCGATCCGCGTGGGCACCCCGCACGAGATCGCCAACGAGGTCAGCGTCAACACCGCGTTCGGCGTCGAGCGGGTGGTGCGCGACGCGTTCGCCCGCGCTGCCGCCCGCCCGCGCAAGAAGCTCACGCTCGTGCACAAGCACAACGTCCTCGTGCACGCCGGCCACCTGTGGCGGCGCACCGTCGAGGCCGTGAACGCCGAGTTCCCGGACGTGACGGTCGACTACCTGCACGTGGACGCGGCGACGATCTTCCTGGTCACCGACCCGGCCCGGTTCGACGTGATCGTCACGGACAACCTGTTCGGCGACATCCTCACCGACCTCGCGGGCGCGATCGTCGGCGGCATCGGCCTGGCCGCGTCCGCCAACATCAACCCGGACCGCACCGCCCCGAGCATGTTCGAGCCGGTGCACGGCTCCGCCCCGGACATCGCCGGGCAGGGCAAGGCCGACCCCACCGCGACGGTGCTGTCCGTCGCGCTGCTGCTCGAGCACCTGGGCGAGCGCGAGGCCGCGGCCCGCGTCGAGGCCGCCGTCGCGGCGGACGTCGCGGAGCGCGGGGGCCGAGTACGGTCGACGGCCGAGGTGGGCAAGGACCTCGCCGCGCGCATCGCCGGCTAGTCGCCGCCCGCTCGGGGCGCAGCGCTGCGTCCCGCGCCCGTCCCACCCCGGCCGTCGCCCAGGTACCGTCAGATCAGACTCCTGGTGAAAGGCCGCAGACACATGAGCATCTCCGACACGACGGACCTCGGTTCCACCTTCGAGGTCCGTCCCACCGACACCCCGACGCCCGACGCCGAGCGGGAGTCGCTGCTCGCCACGCCGAAGTTCGGCACCGTGTTCACCGACCACATGGCCCGCGTCTCCTGGACGCAGGGCCTCGGCTGGCACGACCGCCGGGTCGAGAAGTACGGCCCGCTGCTGCTCGACCCCGCCACCGCGGTGCTGCACTACGCCCAGGAGATCTTCGAGGGCCTCAAGGCGTACCGGCACGCCGACGGCTCCGTGTGGACGTTCCGCCCGCAGGCCAACGCCGAGCGGCTGCAGCGCTCCGCCCGGCGGCTCGCGCTGCCGGAGCTGTCGACCGAGGACTTCCTCGCGTCGGTGACCGCCCTGGTCCGGACCGACGAGGCCTGGGTCCCGTCGGGGGAGGAGACCAGCCTCTACCTGCGGCCGTTCATGTACGCGTCCGAGGCGTTCCTGGGCGTGCGGCCGTCGATGCAGGCCGAGTACCTCGTGATCGCGTCGCCGGTCGGCTCGTACTTCGCCGGCGGCGTGAAGCCGGTGTCGATCTGGGTGTCCGAGGACTACTCCCGCGCCGCGGCCGGGGGCACCGGCGCCGCCAAGTGCGGCGGCAACTACGCCGCGAGCCTGCTCCCGCAGCAGGAGGCCTACGCCCGCGGCTGCGAGCAGGTGTGCTTCCTGGACGCCGCGACCGGCACGCTGCTCGAGGAGCTCGGCGGCATGAACGTGTTCGTCGTCGGCGCCGACGGCTCGGTGTCCACCCCGCGGCTCACCGGCTCGATCCTCGAGGGCGTCACCCGCTCCTCGATCCTGCAGCTGCTCACCGAGGACGGCCGCGAGGTCACCGAGCGGGACATCCCGCTGGCCGAGCTGCTCGACGGGCTGCGCGACGGCAGCGTCGCCGAGGTGTTCGCCTGCGGCACCGCCGCGGTCGTGACCCCGATCGGCCGGCTCGCGGGCGGCGACTTCGACGTCACCGTGGGCGACGGCGAGGCCGGCCCGGTCATGCAGAGCATCCGCCAGCGGCTGACGGACATCCAGTACGGCCGCGCGGCCGACCCGCACGGCTGGATGCACCGCCTGGTCTGACGACCGCGCGTCGGCCCCGTCCCGCGAGGTGGACGGGGCTGACGCCGGGCGTGACGTGTGCCACGATGAGCCCATGGCCCTCCCGATCGTCATCGCCTAGCGCGTCCGCCCCACCCCCGCGGACGCGCCGACCTCCCGAACCCGGGGGGTCTTTTTGTTGCTCGACCCGCGCGCCGACCCGGCCCGCACCCCGGCAGCTCGCCTCGTCCCCTCGCCGAGAGAAGCACTTCCCGTGACCGAGCCCACCGCCCCCGACGCCCCCGCCACCCTGCCCCGCGGCGGCGCGGCCCACCCCGCCACCGGCGGGCCCGCGGCGTTCGACGTGTACGACACCACGCTGCGCGACGGCGCCCAGCAGGAGGGCATGAACCTCTCGGTCGCCGACAAGCTGGCCATCGCGCCGCTGCTCGACGACCTGGGTGTGGGCTACATCGAGGGCGGCTGGCCCGGTGCGATCCCCAAGGACACCGAGTTCTTCGCCCGGGCCGCCAAGGAGCTCGACCTCCGGCACGCGGTGCTCGCCGCGTTCGGCGCGACCCGCAAGCCGGGCGTGCGCGCGTGGGACGACCCCCAGCTGCGGGCGCTGCTCGACTCCGAGGCGCCGGTGGTCACGCTCGTCGCCAAGTCGGACTCCCGGCACGTGGAGCGCGCGCTGCGCACCACGGGTGCCGAGAACCTGGCGATGGTCGCCGACTCCGTGCGGCTGCTCGTGCAGGAGGGTCGCCGGGTCGTCGTCGACGCCGAGCACTTCTTCGACGG encodes the following:
- a CDS encoding ASCH domain-containing protein, with the protein product MTDDAATPAADSTHPDEVLRFWEVARVRAGVMRVAAVTGPGIAGSLVPPSWAFGDDPALADAALALVLDGTKTATSTALPEFEHADEPLPVKGDLSIVTDAAGRPGALIRTTRVETVPFGEVDEDVAAAEGEGDGTLASWRVEREESWGPVLAALGAELTDATPVVVERFELLFPRPGDRGPSTVPSEA
- a CDS encoding branched-chain amino acid aminotransferase; this encodes MSISDTTDLGSTFEVRPTDTPTPDAERESLLATPKFGTVFTDHMARVSWTQGLGWHDRRVEKYGPLLLDPATAVLHYAQEIFEGLKAYRHADGSVWTFRPQANAERLQRSARRLALPELSTEDFLASVTALVRTDEAWVPSGEETSLYLRPFMYASEAFLGVRPSMQAEYLVIASPVGSYFAGGVKPVSIWVSEDYSRAAAGGTGAAKCGGNYAASLLPQQEAYARGCEQVCFLDAATGTLLEELGGMNVFVVGADGSVSTPRLTGSILEGVTRSSILQLLTEDGREVTERDIPLAELLDGLRDGSVAEVFACGTAAVVTPIGRLAGGDFDVTVGDGEAGPVMQSIRQRLTDIQYGRAADPHGWMHRLV
- the ilvN gene encoding acetolactate synthase small subunit gives rise to the protein MSRHTLSVLVENKPGVLTRVAGLFARRSFNIHSLAVGPTEHDEISRITVVVDVDALPLEQVTKQLNKLINVIKIVELEDAASVQRELLLVKVRAEGPVRTQVLEVVELFRAHVVDVVPDTVTIEATGSPGKLTALLAALEPFGVREIVQSGIVAIGRGPRSITDRALERVSRSA
- a CDS encoding 3-isopropylmalate dehydrogenase; its protein translation is MAQRINLAVVAGDGIGTEVVEQGLLALEAALSGSGSTVTTTDFDLGARRWHATGETLTDADLEAIRSHDAILLGAIGDPSVPSGVLERGLLLKLRFALDHYVNLRPARLYPGVASPLADPGDVDFVVVREGTEGPYVGNGGAIRVGTPHEIANEVSVNTAFGVERVVRDAFARAAARPRKKLTLVHKHNVLVHAGHLWRRTVEAVNAEFPDVTVDYLHVDAATIFLVTDPARFDVIVTDNLFGDILTDLAGAIVGGIGLAASANINPDRTAPSMFEPVHGSAPDIAGQGKADPTATVLSVALLLEHLGEREAAARVEAAVAADVAERGGRVRSTAEVGKDLAARIAG
- the ilvC gene encoding ketol-acid reductoisomerase, with amino-acid sequence MAELFYDDDADLSIIQSKKVAVIGYGSQGHAHALNLRDSGVDVTVGLREGSASRAKAENEGLKVATVAEAVQGADVVVILAPDQVQRHIYRDEIAPNLTEGAALVFGHGFNIRFGYIKPEAGHDIVMVAPKGPGHLVRREYVDGRGVPVIVAVEQDASGSAWDLALSYAKGIGGLRAAGIKTTFTEETETDLFGEQAVLCGGVSQLIQYGFETLTEAGYQPEVAYFEVLHELKLIVDLIFEGGITKQRWSVSDTAEYGDYVSGPRVITPDVKENMKAVLADIQNGAFAERFITDQDAGAPEFKELREKGQNHPIEPVGRELRKLFAWVKPSDTDYVEGSAAR